The Thermanaerovibrio acidaminovorans DSM 6589 genome contains a region encoding:
- a CDS encoding diguanylate cyclase → MGVANMLDPNNHTILLAEDSQTQGRGLKSLLEAEGFKVYWFKNGEDTLRWALSSDEMPSIIISDVMMPRMDGFELCRRIKEDQRTHNIPVILLTALTDPVEVINGLKAGADNFIVKPSTPDNIIKQVLSLINYYLTRPSGNEAQVVLEINVGDQVHKITAQKMQIVNLIFSLVDSSSQSARQLNDLLTRQEELERDARNLRDNLYNTMAMVDDGILVASTSGEVLYVNPAGEMILRSAGWTGGMIPFATNEEEKTELHVTLPSGDAMVLDVKIGITSWGSQEARVITMRDVTELCLLRDQLKLQAITDPLTGLLNRRGFIGQAREVLSETRKSGETCFMAYMDLDGLKRINDTHGHFEGDRILKLMGKIMMHSFRGADLMCRWGGDEFVIMVHGYEGISGFELFDNFVMRFQSTMAFTEEYGTPVGLSFGFEELSPTDTRDLEEIIDELDRKMYAHKQGKEAQR, encoded by the coding sequence ATGGGCGTGGCTAACATGTTGGACCCGAACAATCACACCATACTGCTGGCGGAGGACAGCCAAACTCAGGGCAGAGGACTCAAATCCCTCCTCGAGGCGGAGGGCTTCAAAGTCTACTGGTTCAAGAACGGTGAGGACACCCTCAGATGGGCTCTATCGTCGGATGAGATGCCGTCTATCATCATCTCTGATGTGATGATGCCCCGGATGGACGGTTTCGAACTGTGCAGGAGGATCAAGGAGGATCAGAGAACTCATAACATCCCGGTGATCCTGCTCACCGCCCTAACGGACCCTGTGGAGGTGATCAACGGCCTAAAGGCCGGGGCAGACAATTTCATCGTCAAGCCCTCAACGCCGGATAACATAATCAAGCAGGTCCTATCTCTCATAAACTATTACCTTACCAGGCCGTCTGGCAACGAGGCCCAGGTGGTGCTGGAGATAAACGTGGGGGACCAGGTACACAAGATAACCGCCCAGAAGATGCAGATAGTTAACCTCATCTTCTCCCTGGTGGATTCTTCATCCCAGTCCGCCAGGCAATTGAACGATCTGCTGACCCGCCAGGAGGAGCTGGAGAGGGACGCCAGGAACCTACGGGATAACCTTTACAACACCATGGCGATGGTGGACGATGGCATCCTAGTGGCATCAACCTCTGGGGAGGTCCTCTACGTGAACCCGGCCGGGGAGATGATCCTCCGATCCGCCGGATGGACCGGTGGAATGATCCCCTTCGCCACAAACGAGGAGGAGAAGACGGAGTTACACGTTACCCTGCCATCGGGGGATGCCATGGTGTTGGACGTCAAGATCGGAATCACCTCCTGGGGATCGCAGGAGGCCCGCGTGATCACCATGAGAGACGTTACGGAGCTGTGCCTCCTGAGGGATCAGTTGAAGCTACAGGCTATCACCGACCCATTAACCGGGCTGCTAAACCGCCGAGGTTTCATCGGCCAGGCCCGGGAGGTCCTATCCGAGACCCGGAAGTCCGGGGAGACGTGCTTCATGGCCTACATGGATCTGGACGGGCTCAAGAGGATAAACGACACCCATGGCCATTTCGAGGGGGACCGGATCCTGAAGCTGATGGGCAAGATCATGATGCACTCCTTCCGTGGAGCGGACCTCATGTGCCGATGGGGAGGAGACGAGTTCGTCATAATGGTCCACGGCTACGAGGGAATATCCGGCTTTGAGCTATTCGATAACTTCGTAATGAGGTTCCAGTCCACTATGGCCTTCACAGAGGAATACGGCACCCCGGTTGGGTTGAGCTTTGGCTTCGAGGAGCTGAGTCCTACGGACACGAGGGACCTGGAGGAGATAATAGATGAACTGGATCGGAAGATGTACGCCCACAAGCAGGGGAAGGAGGCCCAGAGGTAG
- a CDS encoding chemotaxis protein CheW codes for MVSQGSGVNARLLERARRLAAESHERSDWEELMVFRRGSSLLAFRPDSWGEVVRLKGYTPIPTLPPHVAGVFNLRGSIVPLLDLSYPLKIEAPGPLRVAMVTLNRHGQFGIGFDSLEGTMRVPREDVTETPPDHPLEGMAGDVMIVRMEALAL; via the coding sequence TTGGTATCCCAAGGATCCGGAGTCAACGCCAGGCTGCTGGAGAGGGCCCGAAGGCTGGCGGCGGAGTCACATGAGAGGTCGGACTGGGAGGAGCTCATGGTGTTCAGGAGGGGGTCGTCCCTGCTGGCCTTCCGGCCCGACTCCTGGGGCGAGGTGGTGCGCCTCAAGGGTTACACCCCCATTCCCACCCTTCCCCCCCACGTGGCGGGGGTCTTCAACCTGAGGGGGTCCATAGTGCCCCTCCTGGACCTGTCCTACCCCCTCAAGATCGAGGCCCCGGGCCCCCTAAGGGTAGCCATGGTAACCTTAAACCGGCACGGCCAGTTCGGGATCGGCTTCGACTCCCTGGAGGGCACCATGAGGGTCCCCCGGGAGGACGTGACGGAGACCCCCCCGGACCACCCCCTGGAGGGGATGGCGGGAGACGTGATGATAGTCCGGATGGAGGCCCTGGCCTTGTGA
- a CDS encoding CheR family methyltransferase, with protein MNQGSDGLEQLARRLSRSISLAFGIQMEGREGDLTKALEDWCREKGILPGQLERLGMDRLVAIGGELMRVGETFFMRQRASTEDFLVALSNRRNLKIWCPACSSGEEPYSMAILLMNMGKEDFHIIGTDISPSAIAKAMRGVYSRWSLRGMDGTSPVRTYFDETPDGLFQLKERYRRNVTFHVGNVFQPPEGAFHGVSCRNLFIYFTEEAIRRALEVFHRILLEGGLLTVGYAEAPSVASLGRDLFAPAGHSTFQAVLHWHPQAPGGHNPKDRTGPTPARPPAPSPRASAPKGKPPVEGPQGAQGTPSPHRTVEEITRMADGGDLEGALAACRAAQETHVKDPRFPFLEGVVLMDMGLDQEAMRALSRAVFIDPLFPEAHYCIMMLAASRGDLSLANRHARLLLSSIQGMDDDGHTLLGESVRVRDMRRAAQGVIT; from the coding sequence ATGAACCAAGGATCCGACGGACTGGAGCAACTGGCCCGGCGCCTCTCCCGGTCCATATCCCTCGCGTTCGGGATCCAGATGGAGGGACGGGAGGGGGATCTGACCAAGGCCCTGGAGGACTGGTGCCGGGAGAAGGGGATCCTCCCAGGCCAGCTGGAGCGGCTTGGGATGGACAGGCTGGTGGCCATCGGCGGGGAGCTCATGCGGGTGGGGGAGACGTTCTTCATGAGGCAGAGGGCCTCCACGGAGGACTTCCTGGTGGCCCTCTCGAACCGGCGGAACCTCAAGATCTGGTGCCCCGCCTGCAGCTCCGGGGAGGAACCCTACTCCATGGCGATCCTGCTGATGAACATGGGCAAGGAGGACTTCCACATAATCGGCACCGACATAAGCCCCTCCGCCATAGCCAAGGCCATGAGGGGGGTCTACTCCCGCTGGTCCCTCCGGGGAATGGACGGCACGTCCCCCGTGAGGACCTACTTCGACGAGACCCCTGACGGGCTCTTCCAGCTCAAGGAACGCTACCGGCGGAACGTCACCTTTCACGTGGGCAACGTCTTTCAGCCCCCGGAGGGTGCGTTCCACGGCGTCTCCTGCAGGAACCTGTTCATATACTTCACCGAGGAGGCCATAAGGAGGGCCCTGGAGGTGTTCCACAGAATCCTCCTGGAGGGAGGCCTCCTTACCGTGGGCTACGCGGAGGCCCCATCGGTGGCCTCCCTGGGCAGGGACCTATTCGCCCCGGCGGGACACTCCACCTTTCAGGCAGTCTTGCATTGGCACCCCCAAGCCCCCGGGGGGCACAACCCCAAGGACAGGACAGGTCCCACCCCGGCCAGGCCACCCGCCCCCAGCCCACGGGCCTCGGCCCCCAAGGGAAAGCCGCCGGTGGAAGGCCCCCAAGGGGCTCAGGGGACCCCATCCCCACACCGGACGGTGGAGGAGATAACCAGGATGGCCGACGGGGGGGACCTGGAGGGGGCCCTCGCCGCCTGCCGGGCCGCCCAGGAGACCCACGTCAAGGACCCCAGGTTCCCATTCCTGGAGGGGGTGGTGCTGATGGACATGGGGCTGGACCAGGAGGCCATGAGGGCCCTCTCGAGGGCGGTCTTCATCGACCCCCTCTTCCCCGAGGCCCACTACTGCATCATGATGCTCGCCGCCTCCCGGGGGGACCTATCGCTGGCCAATAGGCACGCCAGGCTACTGCTGAGCTCCATCCAGGGGATGGATGACGATGGCCATACCCTCCTGGGGGAGTCGGTCAGGGTGAGGGACATGAGGCGGGCCGCCCAGGGGGTTATCACCTGA
- a CDS encoding chemotaxis protein CheW, with protein MTRYMVLAVGARRLAVPLDMVIRALPAAALSPEGRCGTVAGTLKVGSQVIPVADPRGPMEQDAKEMKTSDAIVLVTTDRGTVGLWVDQVEGIFEPLSQAQSPGGLVIQYGHERDQMATVLNPGDLLG; from the coding sequence TTGACCAGGTACATGGTCCTGGCGGTGGGGGCCAGGAGGCTGGCGGTGCCGTTGGACATGGTCATCCGGGCCCTGCCGGCGGCGGCGCTGAGCCCCGAGGGGCGGTGCGGCACCGTGGCGGGGACCCTGAAGGTGGGCTCCCAGGTGATCCCCGTGGCGGACCCCCGAGGCCCCATGGAACAGGACGCAAAGGAGATGAAGACCTCGGACGCCATAGTGCTGGTCACCACGGACCGGGGAACGGTTGGCCTGTGGGTGGACCAGGTGGAGGGGATATTCGAGCCCCTGTCCCAGGCCCAGTCCCCAGGGGGCCTGGTGATCCAGTACGGCCACGAGAGGGACCAGATGGCCACGGTGCTGAACCCGGGGGACCTCCTGGGATGA
- a CDS encoding hybrid sensor histidine kinase/response regulator: MTQDFMEELWQDFILEAGEYVSMVRDVLGDPAAVRDPKRLEEAYRALHNMKGASQAVGYLKVSTLCQAMESVVSAAKRGGLSLETPHILTLGSALDSLSRLIQGEELNVGDLLKALKDLAEGRQVDVPSPSAPRAPQGETPPPGEPVAPADQPDRQPSPPAPQGSDTVRVRFSQVEELSMLLEDLIPLVLYAARKAEDLNQAAKGQAGNLRHLRELTKGLLEDVGSIDRSVKNLLDKVRQLSMLSASGLLRYLKEAASSLAIKTQKELWVSVSGGDVRLDRNVMESLKEPLVHLVRNSVDHGIEPPQDREASGKPRVGNLEIEISASGSVGILTVRDDGRGIDPRRLKQRALKDRLITPEEAEAMSDQEATELIFRSGFSTADRVTDVSGRGIGMSIVKETVERLGGSIRVESQVGHGTCFTLEFPVTMRTYQGVLVAAGGHLFSLPSSSVECSIRIERSPHPGMIRVKDRHLPLVPLGDLLSLKDGTSSKGSRPVAVVISSSGSSVAIQVDQVLGVHEGILKPLGEFLGKVRFFQGGVLLGNGSVVPVLNPSDLADSSPHGSSAGQGAQADQGPKRILVVEDSVTSRALLRNLMTSLGYQVTTAADGQEAWEVISRDPHHLVITDVEMPRMDGFELTRRIKGSPALRSIPVILVTSLESPEDVQRGIEAGADAHVPKGSFDQGRLTSLVSDMLG; this comes from the coding sequence ATGACCCAGGACTTCATGGAGGAGCTCTGGCAGGACTTCATCCTGGAGGCGGGGGAGTACGTGTCAATGGTCCGGGACGTCCTTGGGGACCCGGCGGCGGTCCGGGATCCCAAGAGGCTTGAGGAGGCCTACCGGGCCCTTCACAACATGAAGGGGGCCTCCCAGGCGGTGGGCTACCTTAAGGTCAGCACCCTGTGCCAGGCCATGGAGTCGGTGGTGTCCGCCGCCAAGAGGGGGGGCCTGTCCTTGGAGACCCCCCACATCCTCACCCTGGGATCCGCCCTGGACTCCCTGTCTCGGCTCATCCAGGGGGAGGAGCTCAATGTGGGAGACCTGCTGAAGGCCCTTAAGGACCTGGCGGAGGGAAGGCAAGTGGACGTGCCCTCCCCCTCCGCCCCAAGGGCTCCCCAGGGGGAGACACCGCCCCCCGGGGAGCCGGTGGCCCCGGCGGACCAGCCGGATCGCCAACCAAGCCCTCCGGCGCCCCAGGGATCCGACACGGTGAGGGTCCGGTTCTCCCAGGTGGAGGAGTTGTCCATGCTCCTGGAGGACCTGATCCCCCTGGTGCTCTACGCGGCCAGGAAGGCGGAGGACCTGAACCAGGCGGCCAAGGGGCAAGCGGGGAACTTGAGGCACCTTCGGGAACTCACCAAGGGCCTCCTGGAGGACGTGGGATCCATAGACCGGTCGGTCAAGAACCTGCTGGACAAGGTGAGGCAACTTAGCATGCTCAGCGCTTCCGGGCTTCTTCGGTACCTCAAGGAGGCCGCGTCATCCCTGGCGATCAAGACCCAGAAGGAGTTATGGGTCTCCGTCAGCGGAGGGGACGTGAGGCTGGACAGGAACGTGATGGAGTCTCTCAAGGAGCCCTTGGTGCATCTGGTCCGGAACTCGGTGGACCACGGCATCGAGCCCCCCCAGGATAGGGAGGCCTCCGGCAAGCCAAGGGTGGGGAACCTGGAGATAGAGATCTCCGCCAGCGGCAGCGTGGGGATCCTGACCGTCCGGGACGACGGCCGGGGCATTGATCCCAGGAGGCTCAAGCAGAGGGCCCTTAAGGACCGGCTGATAACCCCCGAGGAGGCGGAGGCCATGTCGGACCAGGAGGCCACGGAGCTGATCTTCCGCTCCGGGTTCTCCACCGCGGACAGGGTCACCGACGTCTCCGGCCGGGGCATAGGCATGTCCATAGTGAAGGAGACGGTGGAGCGCCTGGGGGGATCCATCCGGGTTGAGAGCCAAGTTGGGCACGGTACCTGCTTCACATTGGAGTTCCCGGTCACCATGCGGACCTACCAGGGGGTCCTGGTGGCCGCGGGGGGGCACCTCTTCTCCCTCCCCTCATCATCCGTGGAGTGCTCCATCAGGATCGAGCGCTCCCCTCACCCAGGAATGATCAGGGTAAAGGATCGCCACCTCCCCCTGGTCCCCCTGGGGGATCTGCTGTCCCTCAAGGACGGCACCTCCTCCAAGGGATCAAGGCCCGTGGCGGTGGTGATCTCCTCCTCCGGGTCCTCGGTGGCCATCCAGGTGGACCAGGTCCTGGGGGTCCACGAGGGGATCCTGAAGCCCCTGGGTGAGTTCCTGGGCAAGGTCAGGTTCTTTCAAGGTGGCGTCCTGCTGGGCAACGGCAGTGTGGTGCCGGTGCTCAACCCGTCGGACCTGGCGGACTCCTCCCCCCACGGCTCATCGGCCGGCCAAGGGGCCCAGGCGGACCAGGGGCCCAAGAGGATCCTGGTGGTGGAGGACTCGGTCACATCCAGGGCCCTCCTGAGGAACCTGATGACCTCCCTGGGCTACCAGGTCACCACCGCGGCGGACGGCCAGGAGGCCTGGGAGGTGATATCCCGGGATCCCCACCACCTGGTGATAACCGACGTGGAGATGCCCCGGATGGACGGGTTCGAGCTCACCCGGCGGATCAAGGGCTCCCCCGCGTTGAGGTCCATCCCGGTCATCCTGGTCACCTCCCTTGAGTCCCCGGAGGACGTCCAGCGGGGCATCGAAGCAGGTGCGGACGCCCACGTACCCAAGGGGAGCTTCGACCAAGGGAGGCTGACTTCCCTGGTATCAGACATGCTGGGATGA
- a CDS encoding methyl-accepting chemotaxis protein, producing MSFRPSIRSRLTVFVLALLLMLGGLGAFVFLLKERISYSIRHAQDLASMSVLADEINYRRLQVRVNFLNSMATLSTSRMGEDEARRLVSDKSSAIDQVGRQVAQLSRMAGAKGGDLAQVGTQLEESYSVWREGHAQLDRAFLEAARALATRRGREELARLDQHISRMVAVSDAFGVLSERTADRFGQEETSALESVDRMYNEFAHRSLLVIGLIILLTLLTGYWVTSSISRIVGLASEAMARLEAGELDVQLDPGLLQGDDEMGVMARSIRSTADRIRGQVLETRAVAKGIESLSVTASAVASQLAASAEENYASLAESSTSMEEIKATAKTTAKKMEDASELTKRGLELVIATHEAATALLDAIERIRERMGFLSDTIVTLNDKTREIMDVADTVEDLAEQSNLLAVNAAVEAAKAQEAGRGFAVVASEIKSMAEQSKAQAKEVKRKLGEVQRATSAAVMATEQGVKATNEASRHTEPVRSAMDQMARHLGEIAQMSTQTLRANQDLFLGVDQVNQAMEQIRSTSRDNTEAIKELESATLDLKAASYNLTKVLEVYRI from the coding sequence GTGTCGTTCAGACCTAGCATAAGATCCCGCTTGACCGTCTTCGTCCTGGCCCTTTTGCTGATGCTGGGGGGCCTTGGGGCCTTCGTCTTCCTCCTGAAGGAGCGGATATCCTACTCCATAAGGCACGCCCAGGACCTGGCAAGCATGTCGGTCCTGGCGGACGAGATCAACTACAGGCGGCTCCAGGTGAGGGTCAATTTCCTCAACAGCATGGCGACCCTCTCCACCTCCAGGATGGGGGAGGATGAGGCCCGGCGGCTGGTGTCCGACAAGTCCTCCGCCATAGACCAGGTGGGGCGCCAGGTGGCCCAGCTCTCCCGGATGGCGGGGGCCAAGGGAGGTGACCTGGCCCAGGTGGGGACCCAGCTAGAGGAGTCCTACTCCGTCTGGAGGGAGGGGCACGCCCAGCTGGACCGGGCGTTCCTGGAGGCGGCCCGGGCGCTGGCCACCCGGAGGGGCAGGGAGGAGCTGGCCAGGCTGGATCAGCACATCTCCAGGATGGTGGCGGTCTCGGACGCCTTCGGGGTCCTGTCGGAGAGGACCGCGGACCGGTTCGGACAGGAGGAGACCTCCGCCCTGGAGTCGGTGGACCGGATGTACAACGAGTTCGCCCACAGGTCCCTCCTGGTGATAGGCCTGATAATCCTGCTGACCCTGCTGACCGGCTACTGGGTGACCTCCTCCATCTCCCGGATCGTAGGCCTGGCGTCGGAGGCCATGGCCCGGCTTGAGGCGGGGGAGTTGGACGTCCAGCTGGATCCGGGGCTGCTCCAGGGGGATGACGAGATGGGCGTCATGGCCAGGAGCATAAGGTCCACTGCGGACCGGATAAGGGGGCAGGTGCTGGAGACCCGGGCGGTGGCGAAGGGCATAGAGTCCCTCTCGGTGACCGCCTCGGCGGTGGCGTCCCAGCTGGCGGCCAGTGCGGAGGAGAACTACGCGTCCCTGGCGGAGAGCTCCACGTCCATGGAGGAGATAAAGGCCACCGCCAAGACCACCGCCAAGAAGATGGAGGACGCCAGCGAGCTGACCAAGCGGGGTCTGGAGCTGGTGATCGCCACCCACGAGGCCGCCACGGCCCTGCTGGACGCCATCGAGCGCATCCGGGAGAGGATGGGCTTCCTCTCGGACACCATAGTCACCCTGAACGATAAGACCCGGGAGATCATGGACGTGGCGGACACGGTGGAGGACCTGGCGGAGCAATCGAACCTGCTGGCGGTGAACGCCGCGGTGGAGGCCGCCAAGGCTCAGGAGGCGGGCAGGGGCTTCGCAGTGGTGGCCTCGGAGATAAAGTCCATGGCGGAGCAGTCCAAGGCCCAGGCCAAGGAGGTTAAGCGCAAGCTGGGGGAGGTGCAACGGGCCACATCCGCGGCGGTGATGGCCACCGAGCAGGGGGTGAAGGCCACCAACGAGGCCTCCAGGCACACGGAGCCGGTCAGGTCCGCCATGGACCAGATGGCCCGGCACCTGGGGGAGATAGCCCAGATGTCCACCCAGACCCTCAGGGCCAACCAGGACCTCTTCCTGGGGGTGGATCAGGTGAACCAGGCCATGGAGCAGATCCGCTCCACCAGCAGGGACAACACGGAGGCCATCAAGGAGCTGGAGTCCGCCACCCTGGACCTCAAGGCGGCCAGCTACAACCTGACCAAGGTGCTGGAAGTCTACAGGATCTGA
- a CDS encoding chemotaxis protein CheB, protein MGLNVLVVDDSPTFQRYLKRGLSAMGEVSSVTLAFSGEEAEEIIRISGDHFHLVTMDIEMPGMGGIQACQRIKALRQLAIIVISSVWSPSELALTFRALEMGADDIMAKPGPGTTPEAFAKEVLWRALPIINRIPHAAPPKPSPEVPPPSMVERTPHPIEAVAIGASTGGPKSTLELLKSIPSPCPVPILLVQHMFKGFEEGYARWLGDGSGHVISIASRGERLSGGKVFLCPSGLHMKVRNGSVDLSEEPPEHGVRPAVSVLFRSMLKEYGPRWAAVLLSGMGTDGSLEMAEARGAGAFTMAQDQASSVVWGMPGEAYMLGGVTLLAPPAELGSRLASLVTRTERDVRE, encoded by the coding sequence ATGGGCTTGAACGTGCTGGTGGTGGACGACTCCCCCACTTTCCAGAGGTACCTGAAGAGGGGGCTCTCCGCCATGGGGGAGGTCTCGTCGGTGACCCTGGCCTTCTCCGGGGAGGAGGCGGAGGAGATAATCCGCATATCGGGGGATCACTTCCACTTGGTGACCATGGACATAGAGATGCCCGGCATGGGAGGCATCCAGGCCTGCCAGCGGATAAAGGCCCTTCGGCAGCTGGCCATAATCGTCATATCCTCCGTATGGTCCCCATCGGAGCTGGCGCTCACGTTCCGGGCTCTGGAGATGGGGGCGGATGACATCATGGCCAAGCCTGGGCCGGGGACCACCCCTGAGGCCTTTGCAAAGGAGGTCCTCTGGAGGGCCCTCCCGATAATCAACCGCATCCCACACGCGGCCCCACCTAAACCTTCACCTGAGGTACCGCCGCCTTCCATGGTTGAGAGGACGCCACATCCCATTGAGGCGGTGGCCATAGGGGCATCCACCGGGGGGCCCAAGTCCACCCTTGAGCTTCTCAAGTCCATTCCCTCTCCCTGTCCGGTGCCCATCCTGCTGGTACAACACATGTTCAAGGGCTTTGAGGAGGGCTACGCTAGGTGGTTGGGGGACGGATCTGGACATGTGATTTCCATAGCTTCCCGGGGGGAACGCCTCAGTGGAGGCAAGGTTTTTCTGTGCCCATCCGGTTTGCACATGAAGGTGAGGAACGGGTCGGTGGATCTGTCGGAGGAGCCCCCGGAGCACGGGGTGAGGCCCGCCGTATCGGTCCTGTTCAGGTCCATGCTCAAGGAGTACGGCCCACGTTGGGCCGCAGTGCTCCTCTCCGGCATGGGGACCGACGGGTCGCTGGAGATGGCGGAAGCCAGAGGGGCCGGAGCTTTCACCATGGCCCAGGATCAGGCCTCTTCGGTGGTTTGGGGGATGCCCGGTGAGGCTTACATGCTTGGCGGAGTTACCCTGCTGGCTCCTCCGGCGGAGCTTGGATCCCGTCTTGCAAGTTTGGTAACTAGAACTGAAAGAGATGTTAGGGAATAA
- a CDS encoding SIR2 family NAD-dependent protein deacylase translates to MASALEGARRIVVLTGAGISTASGIPDFRGPNGIYRQLGAEAERIFDIDHFMVNPSTFYGFHRRFLEMVEAVRPSFAHRFIAKLEETKDLAVITQNVDGLHQRAGSRNVIEIHGGIGENSCLTCGRTYSLGDLKAMMEEREVPLCSCGGLIKPHVVFFGEGVRDLDRCMELSRDCQVMLVVGSSLTVTPAASLPSLCKGTLAVVSRGEIYTGHVRRPIDIMIEEDIDPFFMRLAAEMGLKP, encoded by the coding sequence TTGGCATCCGCCCTGGAGGGGGCCCGTAGGATCGTGGTGCTCACCGGGGCCGGGATATCCACCGCGTCGGGCATACCGGACTTCCGGGGGCCCAACGGCATATACCGTCAGCTGGGGGCGGAGGCGGAGAGGATCTTCGACATAGACCACTTCATGGTGAACCCCTCCACCTTCTACGGGTTCCACCGCAGGTTCCTGGAGATGGTGGAGGCCGTACGGCCCTCCTTCGCCCACCGGTTCATCGCCAAGCTGGAGGAGACGAAGGACCTCGCGGTGATAACCCAGAACGTGGACGGGCTACACCAGCGGGCGGGCTCCAGGAACGTGATCGAGATCCACGGCGGCATCGGGGAGAACTCGTGCCTCACCTGCGGACGCACCTACTCGTTGGGGGACCTTAAGGCCATGATGGAGGAGCGGGAGGTGCCCCTCTGCTCCTGCGGAGGGCTCATAAAGCCCCACGTGGTCTTCTTCGGCGAGGGGGTAAGGGACCTTGATCGGTGCATGGAGCTCTCCAGGGACTGCCAGGTCATGCTGGTGGTGGGCTCCTCCCTCACCGTGACCCCCGCGGCGTCGCTCCCAAGCCTGTGCAAGGGCACCCTGGCGGTGGTGAGCCGGGGGGAAATATACACCGGACACGTGAGAAGGCCGATAGATATAATGATAGAGGAGGACATAGACCCCTTCTTCATGAGACTGGCGGCGGAGATGGGGCTGAAACCCTAG